TCCTAAATTATTTTTTTTTGGATAATAATATTTATCAATATTTCTACAAATTTCAATAGCACTTCTTTTTGATATTTCAAACAAGGGATGATGAAAATCTGGAATTTTTAAAAAAAAATCTAATATTCCATTATCCTTGCAATATTGATGAACATCTATAAGATTAAAACCATAAAAAGCACATTGGCTTTGATGAAAATTTGCATACCTATTTGAATACATTTGATAATAATGCCATATAACTACAACAACTTTTTTTTGGAGTTCATATAATTCTCTATACAACCATTGAAAATTCCGAATATTATTTTTATAGACTTCGTCTACACCTTGTTCTTCTGAAATTCCCAACACAATTAGATCTGCATTTTTTAAAATATTCGCATTTTTTGTTCTTTTTAAATTATATATATGAGAACCAGCTGATATATTGGAAAACCCAAATGTAGTTACATTGGCACCAAATTCTTTCATACCTGCAATAAATCCACCATTCCATAGCATATCGCAAGTACCAAAGCACACAATATTTTTGCGACTAGAATTATTCATTTGATAAAATACTCTCAATCATATTTTGTATGGTAAATAAATTTTTAAAATTATCATACTCCAAATAATCAAAATCAATCTCTATACCATAAAAATCTTCTATTGCACCAACTAAATCCATTATAGCAATACTATCCATTATTTTTTTTTCAAACAAATCATCAACATTTTCATCAATATCATTTCTGCCTATATTACTAAATATAGTTTTTATATCACTCATATTAACCATAAAATC
The nucleotide sequence above comes from Campylobacter lari. Encoded proteins:
- a CDS encoding phosphopantetheine-binding protein, translating into DFMVNMSDIKTIFSNIGRNDIDENVDDLFEKKIMDSIAIMDLVGAIEDFYGIEIDFDYLEYDNFKNLFTIQNMIESILSNE